One Mauremys reevesii isolate NIE-2019 linkage group 5, ASM1616193v1, whole genome shotgun sequence genomic window carries:
- the LOC120406410 gene encoding growth-regulated alpha protein-like isoform X4: protein MSCPESFTPGSALLLLLLAACAALCRGAPMAGELRCWCLQTEAAVIHPKRVAHVELIPEGPHCGVQEVIATTKHGKKVSLDPTARWVQLIVTKILNSKSTKL from the exons ATGAGCTGCCCCGAGAGCTTCACCCCCGGCagcgccctgctgctgctgctgctagcggCCTGCGCCGCGCTGTGCCGGG GTGCCCCCATGGCCGGCGAGCTGCGGTGCTGGTGCCTGCAGACCGAGGCCGCGGTGATCCACCCCAAGCGCGTCGCCCACGTGGAGCTGATCCCCGAGGGGCCCCACTGCGGGGTGCAAGAAGTCAT AGCCACCACGAAGCACGGCAAGAAAGTCAGTCTGGATCCCACCGCGCGCTGGGTCCAGCTGATCGTCACCAAGATCCTGAACAG TAAATCTACCAAGCTGTGA